A segment of the Trifolium pratense cultivar HEN17-A07 linkage group LG7, ARS_RC_1.1, whole genome shotgun sequence genome:
TTCCAATCTTCTtattcaaaaaagaaagaaaagaagggaaaaaaaatacgattttttttacaaaaatacaaatttgatcTAGCCTTCTAACTGGTCGTATTTACTACTCCagtatttttttattggcttaaatgcagttttgcccccctgttttgattaaatcgaaattttaccccccctgttttaaaacgcggacttttaccccccctattttataatttgttggattttgccccccctaaaattctgctttcgagtcacaactttaaagcttcgcacacaactcaattttgatcaataatttaccaaaaggataccgaaatgaccgtaatcgagttatctttccacataatcaaaccccactgaatttggagttacaaagagagattaattaccgttttagtgaaggtatgtcccccaaaattctgcaaaaaaattgttttcgagtcacaacttcaaagcttcgcatacaactcaatttggatccataattcaccaaacggctaccgaaatgaccgtaatcgagttatctttccacataatcaaaccccactgaatttggagttacaaagagagattaattaccgttttagtgaaggtttgtccccaaaattctgcaaaaaatctgctttcgagtcacaacttcaaagcttcgcatacaactcaatttggatccataattcaccaaatggctaccgaaatgactgtaatcgagttagctttccacagaatcaaaccccactaaatttggagttacagagagagattaattaccattttagtgaaggtctgtccaattactaattctgcagaaatctacttgtgatcttcaaattcaacatcgtctaccgaacacatcgtaactccaaattcgacgaaattgaaatgccaacaagggtaatttcgttagatttccatacatgtaaatagtattaaaaaatgagctacagggtgagaggaatgacgagaataccagtagtagtttcatacgataattaatttgaacagaccttcactaaaacagtaattaatctctctctgtaactccaaatttagtggagtttgattctgtggaaaactaactcgattgcggtcgtttcggtaccagtttggtgaattattgatccaaattgagttctgtgcgtagctttgaacttgaggctcagaagcagttttgtgcaaaattttggtgggggggcaaaatctagagccgggtatacggaccaaggtccgcgggccgacccgtttaacccgcagcccgcacggacttaagaccaattttttttggcccgtttacatttttgcccgtgtgggttggaccgttaaaaccgcgggttatgcgggttaaatccgcgggttcgcgggttagcccgtggcccgccttcttttttatatataattaattacaaaatttattaaatataaataacttgatccatgtccaaattcaacttttttaaccacaaaaaaaaaaaaacttagtctaaaccctaattataaaaagcaacaacacactccaattttaatcaagtagacaacaacacaaaacatcaggattcagacatgttcttctacttataatcttttgttctttttcactatcttttactttgtcttagctttatatacatttgctagtatttaaaaaatgcatgtccaaatgggtagttatttttcttgggggtattttccgctattatgttttgaataatttggttaccttgatgtgatttagttaagttgaatctgttaatctttttatgtttttttgggtacatgtagaaagtttttcttACTAAAATGGACGGTACAAATATGACGATAAGAATcggttgaatttgattttagttgcattacttacaaagagaagatagataaactcaatgatatcacaaactttatttatttttatttgttagttacaatttatatgttataacatataaatattttactaatatatttattaacaatatatttttaatatatttttttaagctttcattatatcaatattttactaatttagtttattttttgaaaaaaatgatttttttttttttttgtaatagtccgcgggttaaccgtttaacccgcggacttatgcggaccggactcgggcttaatattataactcgtttatatttgccgacgggcttgttcgccccgtttaatatgcgggtttatgcggggcgggttaaacggggcgggctagcccgcatacccagctctagcaaaatccaacaaattataaaatagggggggtaaaattccgcattttaaaatagggggggtaaaattccgcatttttcaaaatagggggggtaaaactgcatttaagccttttttatttttttttataagctactaCTCcagtatttatttgttttttataatatttacttatccgatttatttttttaatgaaacaaCGGATTTATTTATCctaagtaaaaaacaaaaaacgaaTTGTTGGAAGAGGTCAACCCCTCAAAAAGATAATGgtcaaaaatattaacataaGAACAAACCATTATTTTGGTCTTTGAAAATATATCTCGATTTTGCATTTGTTTTTGAAacggttaaatatgtttttgtccctatagttttttataattttcgttttagttccTGAAGATTTTTTCacttcacactttttagtcctgATGTTTTTTCTATCAAGATTTTTAGTTCCtacttttttggtacaatagcaaaaagaggaaaaaaataataaaataaaataaaatcaggaACGAGGGTGAAGCACCCTTAAAGCATCGGACTGAAGGATGCTCTCCATCTCCACAGGCGGAGATTCCCAAAAGGTCAATTTATCATCATTAGCCGATCCTATCTTCGCCAAAAAATCAGCACCAGCGTTACCTTCCCTAAGAGAATGAGAAAGGCGGACTTCCCAATCCAACTGAAGAAGGTCCTTGATGCTTGCTATGACCGCCGCATAACGGTGGAAAGAGTTCAGATCCTTTGAAATCGCATCAACCACAGTTTGAGAATCAGAGTAACAATGAATACGTCTGTAACCACGTTCCCTTGCAATCTTAAGACCGTGGAATACTGCCATAAGCTCAGCAAAAGTATTATTGGAAATACCCAAAAAACCACTAAAGCCAATAATCCAACTACCGTCTCCTTCCCTTATCAAACCGCCAAAATCGGCCCTACCAGAATCCCCAAGGCAACTACCATCCACATTAAGGACAAAACCAACATATCTAGAGGGGTGACAAGTAACCCATCTGGGAGGTTTAAGGGCTGAAGGCACAATGGAAAAACAAGACAAAATAAGAGAAGCAAGTTTTCGTACCTCAATAAGAATTTGATACATATGGATAGACTCATTTCCCACATAAACAATATTCCTTGCCCTCCAATTCCACCATAAACCAGCAAGGAAAAGATTGGCAGCAGGGCCATAAGAATGAATTTTTAGCCAACTCTCCAAATTATTGGAACTAAAGAAGCTAATATTTGAATAACCCAAGGCCTCCCAAATTCTCTTAGCAGTAGTACAATCTCTGAGACAGTGAATGACAGTTTCCTCATTATTTGAACACCTGGTACATATGTTAGAAGATGTCATGTTCCTATGATGCAACATATACATGGTAGGGATGGAATGATGACAAGCACACCAGataagaaattttattttttcaggcGCCTGAAGTTTCCAAATCCAATTCCAAGACTGAATAGAAGGAACATTATATTTCTGTTGTAACAACCATTTATAACCTGAAGAGGCATTATATATACCATCTATATTCCCCTGCCAAATGAAACAATCTATCGTACCATTATTAAGAATAAACTTAGTGCTGGTAATGCGCTCCTTCATCTCAGAAGATAAAGGAGTATAAAGTAAATTTAGGTGCCAAGAGTCGTTGAAATATATGTCTTTGATTCGAATTTGGTTGTCTTGTATTGCAACGTAGTCCACTTCAGTGTCAAGCAACTTATGAGAGAGCCATGGAGAGTACCAAAATAAGGAACTTCCATCACTAACACGATATTTAAACCCATCAGCCAAGATCATTTTCGCCTTAGAAATAGAATTCCAAATTGGAGAGCCAGGTTGAGTAGGAGCATTGATGAAGGGCTGGTGCTGGAGATATTTCGATCGAAGCATGAGTACCCATGGCTTAGGAGAATTTTGTTGAATGTCCCAAACCAATTTCCCAAGCATGGCTGTGTTAGCTTCCCTTGCAAGGCGGATTCCAAGTCCTCCATCACTCTTAGTTTGAGTAATAGAGCTCCAACCAACAAGATGAATACCTTTGTTCGACGAGCCTttccaaataaaatttctagTCATCTGATCTATCTGGTAGCAAATAGATGAGGGAAGCCAACTAATTTGCATGTAATAAGTAGGAATAGAGTTAAGTACTGACTTTGCCAGTGTCACTATACCTGGCTTGTTTAACAACTTATTCTTCCAAGAGGCTAGACGACTATTTAATTTGTCTAGGATGAAGTTAAAATCTTCCTTTCTAACTCGGCCAGAGATCATAGGAAAACCCAGATAGTTTCCAAAAGAATTAGTGCTCCGGATAGATGATAAAGACGTTAGTTTCTCCCTTTTCCCTCTAGTCACACCAGCAGAAAAAAAATGCTAGATTTTGTACAATTAATCTTCAAACTAGAGGCCTTACTGAAGTTATTGAACAAATTGGCCATGAGCCTCCCTTGAGAACAAGTAGCCTTTGAGAATAGGAGAACATCATCTGCAAAAAAAAGGTGAGAAAAACAAGGACCATTTTTAGAAACTCTGATAGGTTTCCAACAATTGTCCTGCACAGCCTCAACAATAGCAAGAGAGAGTTTTTCCATACAGATGACAAAAAGATAAGGGGAAAGAGGATCCCCTTGCCTTAAGCCTCTAGTCGGAGAGAAATTAGGGAGTCTATTGCCATTCCAAATCAGGGATAAGGAAGAAGAGCTCACACAATGCATAATCAGCTTAATGGTAATAGGAGGGAACCCAAAATCACGGAGGCAGGACCTCAGATAACTCCAATCAACATTATCGTATGCCTTTTCAAGATCAATCTTGTAAGCAACATCACCTTTCTTGGACTTTGACTTCCGCATGCTATGAATAATCTCTTGAAGAATTATTGCATTGTCACAGGTTCCCCGACCAGGAAGGAAGCTACTCTGGAAAGGTCCAATGATACTGTCAAGCATAGGCCTTAATCTATTTACCAGCACCTTTGTAATAAGCTTATAGAGGGTATTACACAAGCTTATTGGTCTAAACTCCTTAAAATTATTGGGACAGTCCACTTTAGGAATTAAACAAATAAGTGTTTCAACCAAAGAAGGATTAAAGTGACCTGTACTAAAGGCTTGATTAATCATAGTGTAGATATCTTCACCCATAATATGCCAATATCTTCTTAAAAACACCCCTTGGAACCCATCTGGACCGGGAGATTTAAGAGGATGCATCTGATTGAGAGCTTGGTAAACTTCCTCTTTAGTAACTTCCTGAGTTAAGGCAGAGGCTTGAACTGAATCAAACTTCGGAGTATATTTGACATCAAAAGAGTGACTATGAGAGCTTCAAGTAGCAGgggaaaacaaatttttaaagaaCTTGAGAGTCTCTTCTTGCAAAATAGAATCCTCTGTACACCAAGAACCACAAGGCAAGGTAAGGCCATGAATTttattcctttttcttctaaTGATAGTTTGAGCAtgaaaaaatttagtatttttatcACCAAATTTAATCCACTTTTCTCTTGATTTTTGGTACCAAAGCATTTCCTTCTGATAAAGAACTTGATCTAACTCTTGTTGTAATTGTTGTTCAAGAAGGATAAGTCTCACAGAATCCACTCTTTCCATTGTTTGTTGAATGCCTTTGAGTCTGTCCTCTAAATTCCTTTTCTTCTTGAAAATGTTTCCAAAGAcctctttattaaaaataatggaGTCCTCTTTTATAGTGTGTAGGGCTGAAATAGGGCAACCTCTTTCTTTAGTCCAAGCACTTTCCACCACATTTTCATAATCTGAATGACTCATCCAAGCAGCCTCAAATCTAAAGGGTCTAGTACCTCTTGCTATAGGAAGGCCACCACATCTCAAAATGATAGGATTGTGGTCCGAATTGGACCTACAAAGAGTTTCTAGATAGGCTTCCGGAAAAATAAGTCTCCATTGAAGATTAGTCATCCCTCTATCCAATTTATTTGCAATGCTTCTTTCACCTCTACAATTCCTGTGCCATGTGAATTTGCCTCCAACACTGTTCAGATCAACAAGATCGCAATTATCCATAACAGAGATCAAACCATCAGCTCTACTTTGAGTAAAAATTCCTCCTCGCTGTTCACTAGGAGCAATAATCTCATTAAAATCACCTATGAGAAACCAAGGACCAGAGATAGTTTCTTTCAAGTTACAAAGATAGTGCCAAAAATTTGCCCGAATTGTTGGAGTTGGGCTTGCATATAACCCAGTACAGTACGACCACTTATTTACTCCCAAAGCAATGCTAAAAGTTATAGCATTATTATGGATATCTTCCCACTGCACAACCAAATTATTACCATCCTGTTTAAGAATCCAAACACCACCAGAGTGACCTTGAGCCTCTACAATAGCTACTTTTATATAACCATGGACTTCAAAGAAAGATTTCATGTTATCAAAAGGAGAGTGAGTTTCCATAATAACTAGAAAGGTGGGGTGATATTTATTCATCAATTCTTTTAGATACCTCTTGGTCTTAGGGTTATTGGCTCCCCTCACATTCCAAGAGAGCACACTAACATCATTgaaaataatcataaaaaacaaaGGGGAAAAGAGAACCTGGTTACTCGAAGGCTAAGTAACCATATTTTCATCCTCCAAGTTCTGAGTTTCTAGAGCCACTTCATCTTCCTCACCATGAATTGTTGAGCAAACATTCTCTTCCTTTCCATTTGCTTCTAGAGGACGATTAGGACTACCCAGAATTTGAGGTGAGTCTGAAGCACCCATCGTCGGAGCTGGAGGCCAGAGAATCGTCGAAACGCCGCCCATAAACGGAGAAGCAGGGTGGAGCACTGTCGGTTCAGTAGGTTGCATCACTGCTGGAAAAATGTTCACCACCTCCCTATTTTCCTGTAGCATCGTGAGTTGAATTGAAGGatcaatatattttctttgtgTTGGCTTTTGCTGAGTTGTATCCCTTATCTCTAAAGTTTGGCCCAtatcttgttttcttttttttttccttcaattttttggtGAACTATGTTCAAGGCCCAAGTGTAGTTGAGTGGACCCATCCATAGTAGGCCCAACAACTAtttcttttcctttattttGATTTTCCCCCATGTTATTCAAAGGGTCAGCAACGAAATTTTCCTTTGGTGGAGGGGCCacttgttgttttttttttattttttttcttccttgtaACCACCATCCATTCCCCGTGTGTTTTCGTTTGCACATTATAGTCTTTAATTGTGCAATCATTTTGCTTTGAATgcacaatattattattattaaaaattttcCCTAAAACGGTGATCTTCTCCACCATGTTTGCGACCACATTAACTGCGCCATTTATTGCTCCAACTGATCTCTCATGGTTGACCCTTTCTTCCACCTGCGGCTGAATGGGGCTGTTTGTGCAATTTCTTGCATGATGACTATATTTTCCACATGAAGAACAAATAATGTGAAGTCCCTCATACTGAACCTTGTACCAATAGCCCTTGAGCCAAACCTTACCGACAACAGGTTCGTTCAAGTCTATCTCCACACATATTCTCGCGAACCTACCACGTTCAACATTTAACGTGTTAGTATCGACTTTGATAGGTTTTCCCACCGCTGATGCCATTGCTAATAAGAAACTTTCATCATAAAAGACTAGATTTAATCCAGGAAAACGAATCCACACTAACGTTTGATTGACTTTTGCTGCTGGAGATATGAACTCTGGACTCCAATGAGACACCGCCAAATAACGGTCATATATCATCCAAGGACCTTGAGATATCACCTTTTCTTTGTCGACAACCATATCAAACTTGACCATGTAGAAGCCGTTATCAACATCTCGAATATCAAAGCCTCCTGTGAGTTTCCAACATTTTTTGAGTCGATCCTTCATGACTTGATAGCCTAGAGTTTTCCCTAGTAATGTCACAACTAGGGCATCATTCCAAGAAGAACACATTCCTTCAAAGACTCCATCATCAAGATAGACTTTCGGAAGAAGACGGTTGCCATTTTCATGCTCAATCCGAACTAAATTCTTTTGTATGAGATCCACTTTTTCTCGTGGCTTGGGAACATGTTGGTTTTCCCCAATCAATTTATCACGGAACGACACAGATACGACCGTGTCTTTCTTTTGTGCCTCTAAATCTGGTGGTTTACGTGGGATGGCTTGCTGATCATTGTTTACTCCTGCGGAGAAAATCATGCTCTCAACCATTGAATACCTTCTACAGTCACAATTTTGTATGTAGTtcctacttttaatcaaactattgtatactttcacattttttaatgatCTTTTATATTCGTGTTTATAacattataagaacatctccgattaaaatttagatttttttaacataagatgaattatttataaatttttatgtgcaaaaaactaaaaaattcatatttaattcatctcttgttaaaaaaaattaaacttttgtaagagagattcatataatgtactaaacatgaccacagaaaaaaaaaattaaaatttcgaatgatatgcACGAATTGAATGAAAAGTATGAACTAAAAACCTTGACAgaaaaaacttcagggactaaaaagtgtgaaaaaaaatcttcaggaactaaaacgaaaattctgggaaactatagggaccaaaatcatatttaaccctttttgAAATATATTGAAATTGCAATTATATTCATGTGTTTCTTCTAGAGTTTAAAGATGATAAGCAGTCAGTGTAATGAAAGTTTACACAAACACCGAATGAGAAACTATCACTCTTCCATGTCATGTAAGTAGTTTCAAAATAACCATACAtgagtggggtgatgtggcagAAAGATGAAACATTATTAGTTGTTTGCGTAACATTGTTTTACTCTATCTGCTTATAGTTTTGGttctcaaatatgtttttaaagGATAATTGGTACTCAAATGCATTTTTCGTTAGTCAATTTAATGATAAAAATACTAACAAAAGAGACACtaaaaattcatttgcaattttCCTATATTTAAAACTAATATGACAATAAGTTAGACATCAAGGGTGTGGCATATGACCTTATGCCAGAGTACACCATGTGACCACTATTGCCAATAGACGTGGACAATACGAGGATGAGACTAGAACTTTTAGCCTCGTTTGGACTATCAACTGATCGAATGGACAGACATAGTTGttacattttttaaactttttacattcatttttttactaCCATAATTTTATTCTAGCAATTGTTTTTACAAGAgcaattactccctccgttcctttttacttgttattttagaaaaaaaaatgtttcaaattacttgtttttgatgatttgaacttagtttgtaatataaattataaaacaccgttcgctacttaagtagcggatgaataaaaatagggcacccaagaaactcgtaggtagcagatgagtaaaaataggttACGTGctagaaactcgtaggtagttgatgaataaaaatagggcgtgcgagaaaCTTGTACGTAGCAGATttgtaaaaatagggcgcgcaagaaactcataagtagcggatgactaaaaatagggcgcgcgagaaagtcttaggtagcggatgagtaaaaatatgacgcatgagaaactcgtaagtagcggatgcgtaaaaatagggcgcgagaaagtcgtaggtagtggatgagtaaaaatagggtgcgcgagaaactcgtagatagcggatgagtaaaattACGGCGCGCGAgaatatatatatggggagggatctaattacaccggtgtaacatttgagtaatgttacaccgctcaataacgcttcaacgaatataaatttta
Coding sequences within it:
- the LOC123898191 gene encoding uncharacterized protein LOC123898191 → MIIFNDVSVLSWNVRGANNPKTKRYLKELMNKYHPTFLVIMETHSPFDNMKSFFEVHGYIKVAIVEAQGHSGGVWILKQDGNNLVVQWEDIHNNAITFSIALGVNKWSYCTGLYASPTPTIRANFWHYLCNLKETISGPWFLIGDFNEIIAPSEQRGGIFTQSRADGLISVMDNCDLVDLNSVGGKFTWHRNCRGERSIANKLDRGMTNLQWRLIFPEAYLETLCRSNSDHNPIILRCGGLPIARGTRPFRFEAAWMSHSDYENVVESAWTKERGCPISALHTIKEDSIIFNKEVFGNIFKKKRNLEDRLKGIQQTMERVDSVRLILLEQQLQQELDQVLYQKEMLWYQKSREKWIKFGDKNTKFFHAQTIIRRKRNKIHGLTLPCGSWCTEDSILQEETLKFFKNLFSPAT